A section of the Candidatus Neomarinimicrobiota bacterium genome encodes:
- a CDS encoding CBS domain-containing protein — protein MSEFLDEESQQMDEQEFKVEKELGEGISIHDSINTLSLRKMVLAKSGTTIQSVIELFQSKRVTCVLVGDEKLQGIFTERDVIMKLAGKGFDYNKEIVDDYMTHSPESLRGRDSIAFALNRMTEGGFRHVPVIDDEGKPVAIVSVLDIVRHLAEFFSADVLNLPPTPLREQKSAEGG, from the coding sequence ATGAGTGAATTTCTTGATGAAGAATCTCAGCAAATGGATGAACAAGAGTTTAAAGTAGAAAAAGAATTGGGAGAAGGCATCTCAATCCATGATTCGATTAATACTCTTAGTCTCCGAAAAATGGTTTTGGCCAAGAGTGGAACTACGATTCAGTCTGTCATTGAACTATTTCAGTCAAAGAGGGTAACCTGCGTTCTGGTTGGTGACGAAAAACTCCAGGGTATTTTTACTGAGAGAGATGTCATTATGAAGCTGGCGGGTAAAGGGTTTGACTACAATAAGGAGATTGTTGACGATTATATGACACATTCTCCGGAAAGTTTGCGCGGACGTGACTCTATAGCCTTTGCCTTAAACAGGATGACAGAGGGTGGTTTCCGACATGTTCCAGTAATAGATGATGAAGGAAAACCTGTTGCTATTGTTAGTGTTTTAGATATTGTGCGCCATCTTGCTGAATTTTTCTCAGCGGATGTACTTAACCTTCCCCCAACACCACTGAGAGAGCAGAAAAGCGCGGAGGGCGGATAA
- a CDS encoding SCO family protein — translation MSLLKDKRFWLFVTFGVIILVVSLRRQDSKKSELPILGKLIDFQLTDQNGEIFSKEDLLGKVWVADFIFTTCAGPCPVMSGQFAELQSRFSNAPDLNLLSISVNPDYDSPEILREYGGRYGANYNKWRFLTGDREAIHELAVDGFKVGSVEDPIFHSTRFILLDDKARIRGYYISSELEEMQQLWRDVELLAVVTP, via the coding sequence ATGTCTTTATTGAAAGATAAACGTTTCTGGCTTTTCGTCACTTTTGGTGTCATTATCCTTGTGGTGAGTCTGAGACGCCAAGACAGCAAAAAGAGTGAGTTGCCCATTCTTGGAAAGCTCATTGATTTCCAATTGACGGATCAAAATGGAGAGATTTTCAGTAAGGAAGATTTATTAGGGAAAGTTTGGGTGGCTGACTTCATCTTCACCACCTGTGCTGGGCCGTGCCCCGTTATGTCAGGCCAGTTCGCCGAGCTTCAGTCACGGTTTTCAAATGCACCAGATTTAAATCTTCTATCGATTTCTGTGAATCCAGATTATGATTCACCGGAGATCCTCCGTGAATACGGCGGCCGGTACGGAGCAAACTACAACAAGTGGCGTTTCCTCACAGGGGACAGAGAAGCAATACACGAACTTGCTGTTGACGGATTCAAAGTTGGTTCGGTTGAGGATCCCATCTTTCACAGCACCCGATTCATCCTTCTCGATGACAAAGCGAGGATCAGAGGTTATTACATCAGTTCAGAGCTTGAGGAGATGCAACAGTTATGGCGCGATGTTGAACTTCTGGCGGTAGTAACACCTTGA
- the cyoE gene encoding protoheme IX farnesyltransferase, with amino-acid sequence MASTFSYIKNSQTWLRRYSKFTAFSTLGLIFAGGLVTSTGSGLAVPDWPNTYGEFIFTFPYSKWVGGIFYEHLHRLLASFVGFLTLVLSIWLWRTEPRPWMKKLGLFALGAVIAQGILGGLTVLFLLPTAISMTHGILAQTFFCITIFIAYSLSKEWNSSRSSLARVENESFVWWSITLTGLIYAQLILGALMRHTGSGLAVLDFPFANGKVIPILSDLLLLNINYARFDLGLEPVTMGQIIVHMLHRLGAVLVLVTAAGLTVQTIRHQRGEDKIFLPVLFFDLLLLTQIALAAFVIWSIKAPIITTFHVWTGALLLGTSFFLTLRSLRVLIPEGRLQLIFQRQPLTVEKSNGLKGYLLSLWEMMKPRIVSLVLVSTVIGYYLGAVESGKSILTEPWMLIHTLIGTAFVAGGAGVLNHYLERDLDRQMKRTMKRPIPSGRVKPNAARRFGIYISVMGIIYLFSVVNIPTAAVAFLTLFLYLIIYTPLKMKTTWNTLIGAIPGALPTLGGWLAASGSLETGGWILFGILFLWQIPHFFAIAWLYRHDYGRVGFKMLPSVDPSMRKTSAFSVLFCVLLILCTTLLHLNGSAGKVFMWGSLLLGFTFLALAIDASRGWTEVRARRLLAGSIIYLPLLLVIMVIDQSLL; translated from the coding sequence GTGGCTTCTACTTTTTCTTACATTAAAAACTCACAGACTTGGTTAAGGCGGTACTCTAAGTTCACCGCCTTTTCCACTTTAGGGCTCATCTTTGCAGGTGGTTTGGTTACAAGTACAGGTTCGGGACTCGCCGTACCAGATTGGCCCAATACTTATGGTGAATTCATTTTCACCTTTCCTTATTCAAAATGGGTGGGTGGAATATTCTACGAACACCTCCATAGACTACTCGCGTCTTTTGTCGGTTTTTTAACGCTTGTTCTTTCAATTTGGCTTTGGAGAACTGAGCCGCGGCCGTGGATGAAAAAGCTCGGTTTGTTTGCTCTTGGGGCGGTCATTGCACAGGGAATTCTGGGTGGACTTACAGTGTTATTTCTACTCCCCACGGCCATATCCATGACACACGGTATCCTAGCACAGACATTTTTCTGTATCACCATCTTTATCGCCTATTCTCTTTCAAAAGAGTGGAACTCCTCTCGTTCATCCTTGGCCAGAGTTGAAAATGAATCGTTTGTTTGGTGGAGCATAACTCTGACAGGGTTGATTTATGCTCAGCTGATTTTAGGTGCTCTCATGCGCCATACAGGTTCGGGGCTGGCAGTGCTTGATTTTCCTTTTGCAAACGGGAAAGTAATCCCAATACTTAGCGACCTACTGCTCTTAAACATAAACTATGCTCGTTTTGATCTGGGGCTGGAGCCCGTCACAATGGGTCAAATTATAGTTCATATGCTTCATCGGTTAGGGGCGGTTTTGGTATTGGTTACAGCTGCGGGACTGACAGTTCAGACAATAAGACATCAGCGCGGGGAAGATAAAATCTTTTTGCCTGTACTGTTCTTCGATCTTCTACTGCTGACTCAAATAGCGCTGGCTGCTTTTGTTATTTGGAGCATCAAGGCGCCCATCATTACCACCTTCCACGTCTGGACAGGTGCTCTGCTTCTTGGAACATCATTTTTCCTTACCCTCCGTTCTTTGCGGGTACTCATCCCCGAAGGAAGATTGCAATTGATTTTTCAACGTCAACCTTTAACAGTAGAAAAATCCAACGGGTTAAAGGGTTATCTCTTAAGTCTTTGGGAAATGATGAAACCGAGAATTGTTTCATTGGTTTTGGTGTCAACTGTAATTGGGTATTACCTCGGTGCCGTGGAATCGGGAAAGTCGATCTTGACTGAGCCGTGGATGTTAATTCATACTCTAATAGGGACAGCTTTTGTGGCGGGAGGCGCTGGTGTTCTCAATCATTATCTTGAGCGAGACCTGGACAGGCAGATGAAAAGGACAATGAAACGGCCCATACCTTCCGGCAGAGTTAAGCCCAATGCAGCAAGGAGGTTCGGGATTTACATATCTGTTATGGGAATTATCTATCTGTTTTCAGTCGTCAATATCCCTACGGCAGCTGTGGCCTTTCTCACACTTTTTCTCTATTTAATCATTTATACGCCACTGAAAATGAAGACCACTTGGAACACGTTAATAGGTGCCATTCCCGGCGCATTGCCAACTCTGGGTGGTTGGCTTGCTGCCAGTGGGAGTCTTGAAACTGGCGGATGGATTCTTTTCGGGATTCTTTTCCTTTGGCAGATACCCCATTTTTTTGCCATTGCCTGGTTATACAGACATGACTACGGGCGGGTCGGTTTTAAAATGCTTCCTTCGGTAGATCCTTCAATGAGAAAAACGTCCGCTTTTTCTGTTTTATTCTGCGTACTATTGATTCTTTGTACAACATTATTGCATTTGAATGGTAGTGCCGGCAAGGTTTTTATGTGGGGATCGCTATTGCTTGGCTTCACCTTTCTTGCGCTAGCCATAGATGCTTCCAGAGGGTGGACAGAGGTGAGAGCACGCCGCCTTCTGGCGGGATCCATCATCTATCTCCCGCTTTTACTCGTAATCATGGTAATTGACCAAAGTTTATTGTAA
- a CDS encoding DUF420 domain-containing protein — protein sequence MTTLPVLGEKFWLRIIYIFSAVLAFAVAFLILGPRPDGMEAAVDVSGLPTINAILNLTTTVLLVVAYVFIRQKKISLHKNTMLTAFGTSALFLVTYVIYHWFKSGPAHYAGEWHTVYFFILFTHIILAAVILPLAMVTLYRGWTMNVRKHRKIAKITLPIWLYVSVTGVIIYSMLYL from the coding sequence TTGACAACACTTCCCGTTCTCGGCGAGAAGTTTTGGCTCAGGATTATCTACATCTTTTCAGCCGTTCTCGCTTTTGCAGTCGCTTTCCTCATTCTCGGGCCGCGGCCGGATGGTATGGAAGCGGCCGTTGATGTTTCCGGGCTTCCTACAATCAATGCTATTTTGAATCTGACAACGACAGTTCTCCTGGTGGTAGCCTACGTTTTTATCCGGCAGAAAAAGATTTCTCTTCACAAAAATACGATGTTGACCGCTTTTGGCACTTCAGCTCTTTTCCTAGTGACTTATGTGATCTACCACTGGTTCAAGAGTGGCCCAGCCCATTATGCCGGAGAGTGGCATACGGTATATTTCTTTATCCTTTTTACGCACATCATTCTTGCGGCGGTTATCTTGCCTCTGGCCATGGTTACTCTGTATCGCGGCTGGACAATGAATGTCCGGAAGCACCGTAAGATTGCCAAAATAACCCTACCGATCTGGCTCTACGTTAGTGTTACAGGCGTTATAATCTATTCGATGCTCTACCTTTAG
- a CDS encoding heme-copper oxidase subunit III — protein sequence MQIPYTVKARPDTGLYNAKIGIWLFLASEVMLFGALFSSYILLRTGATTWFVGSEELSVPIGTFNTMVLIVSSVTVVMAWASLRMDDFKKYRLYMGLTILLGLTFLVVKIMFEYMPKIEHHHIPSTHNFYATYFVLTGLHALHVVGGLIVNAYFWGPGAKMWETAPEQFTNRIEIAGLYWHFVDIVWIFLFPTIYLL from the coding sequence ATGCAGATTCCGTACACTGTCAAGGCTCGACCAGATACAGGACTTTACAACGCCAAGATCGGTATATGGCTTTTCCTGGCATCAGAAGTGATGCTATTTGGTGCATTGTTCTCATCATACATTCTTTTGCGGACTGGAGCCACTACTTGGTTTGTGGGATCGGAGGAACTCAGTGTTCCTATAGGTACTTTCAATACAATGGTACTTATTGTTTCAAGTGTAACTGTGGTGATGGCGTGGGCTTCCCTTAGAATGGACGACTTCAAGAAATATAGACTTTACATGGGTCTCACCATACTTCTTGGACTGACTTTTCTGGTTGTAAAGATTATGTTTGAGTATATGCCAAAAATTGAACATCATCATATACCAAGTACCCATAATTTTTATGCTACCTACTTTGTGTTGACGGGTCTTCATGCTCTCCACGTGGTTGGAGGCCTCATTGTTAACGCTTATTTCTGGGGCCCAGGTGCCAAAATGTGGGAGACAGCCCCGGAGCAGTTTACTAACCGCATTGAGATTGCTGGTCTTTACTGGCATTTTGTTGACATTGTATGGATTTTTCTTTTTCCTACAATCTATCTCTTATAA